One genomic segment of Actinomycetota bacterium includes these proteins:
- a CDS encoding 4-coumarate--CoA ligase family protein — protein MIFTSPYPDAAIDEVPLGEFVLKKGAELGEKAALIDGPSGRTLTYGQLVAGVKMVAAGLHERGFRKGDVFAIYSPNVPEYVVAYLAVASIGGINTTASPLYTADELTFQLNDADAKYLLTIPQLLEVALKAAAQSNVREVFVLGEAEGATPFASLMQGGGEAPAVEIDVHNDLVALPYSSGTTGLPKGVMLTHRNLVGNICQTLELHRTTESDRLMGVLPFFHIYGQQVIMNAGLFRGATIVTMPRFDLEQFLQIMQEHKITRAYLVPPIVLALAKHPLVDKFDLSELQLILSGAAPLGEELQQAVENRLGCRAVQGYGLTETSPVTHVTADDDATAKAGSIGHLVPNTEAKLVDVESGEELGPNERGELWVRGPQIMKGYLNNKEATAHTIDADAFLHTGDIGYVDDDGYFFIVDRLKELIKYKGFQVPPAELEALLLGHEAVADAAVIPVPDEEAGEIPKAFVVASGDIDPDALMAWVAERVAAHKKIRQVEVVEEIPKSPSGKILRRVLVERERARLG, from the coding sequence ATGATCTTCACGAGCCCATACCCCGACGCCGCGATCGACGAGGTTCCTCTCGGCGAGTTCGTGTTGAAGAAGGGGGCCGAACTCGGCGAAAAAGCTGCGTTGATCGACGGCCCCAGCGGGCGGACCCTCACGTACGGGCAGCTCGTCGCCGGCGTGAAGATGGTGGCGGCCGGTCTGCACGAGCGCGGTTTCCGCAAGGGCGACGTCTTCGCTATCTACTCGCCGAACGTCCCGGAATACGTCGTCGCTTATCTCGCAGTTGCCAGCATCGGCGGCATCAACACCACAGCCAGCCCGCTGTACACGGCGGACGAACTCACGTTCCAGCTGAACGACGCGGACGCGAAGTACCTCTTGACGATCCCGCAGCTACTGGAGGTCGCGCTGAAGGCCGCCGCCCAGTCCAACGTGCGAGAGGTGTTCGTGCTCGGCGAAGCAGAGGGCGCGACGCCCTTCGCGTCTCTGATGCAGGGCGGCGGCGAAGCTCCCGCAGTCGAGATCGACGTGCACAACGACCTCGTCGCGCTCCCGTACTCGAGCGGGACGACGGGATTGCCCAAGGGCGTGATGCTCACGCACAGGAACCTCGTCGGGAACATCTGTCAGACGCTCGAGCTGCACCGCACAACCGAGAGCGATCGCCTGATGGGCGTGCTGCCGTTCTTCCACATCTACGGGCAGCAGGTGATCATGAACGCGGGACTGTTTCGCGGCGCCACGATCGTCACGATGCCGCGCTTCGATCTCGAGCAGTTCCTCCAGATCATGCAGGAGCACAAGATCACGCGCGCCTACCTGGTCCCACCGATCGTGCTGGCGCTGGCGAAGCACCCGCTGGTCGACAAGTTCGATCTCTCTGAGCTGCAGCTCATCCTTTCGGGCGCGGCGCCTCTTGGGGAGGAGCTCCAACAGGCGGTCGAGAACCGGCTCGGATGCCGCGCCGTCCAGGGGTACGGACTGACGGAAACGTCGCCGGTCACGCACGTCACCGCGGACGACGACGCGACGGCCAAGGCGGGATCGATAGGACACCTCGTTCCCAACACCGAGGCCAAGTTGGTGGACGTGGAGAGTGGTGAAGAGCTGGGGCCGAACGAGCGCGGCGAGCTCTGGGTGAGAGGCCCCCAGATCATGAAGGGCTATCTCAACAACAAGGAGGCGACGGCTCACACGATCGATGCCGATGCCTTCCTGCACACGGGTGACATCGGCTACGTCGACGACGACGGCTACTTCTTCATCGTCGACCGACTCAAAGAGCTCATCAAATACAAAGGGTTCCAGGTTCCCCCTGCGGAGCTGGAGGCTTTGTTGCTGGGGCACGAGGCCGTTGCCGATGCCGCCGTCATCCCGGTGCCGGACGAAGAAGCCGGTGAGATCCCGAAGGCGTTCGTCGTCGCGAGCGGTGATATCGATCCTGACGCGCTGATGGCGTGGGTGGCGGAGCGCGTGGCGGCACACAAGAAGATCCGCCAGGTCGAGGTGGTGGAGGAGATCCCCAAGTCACCATCGGGCAAGATCCTGCGGCGGGTGCTTGTGGAGCGGGAGCGGGCGCGGCTCGGTTGA
- a CDS encoding M6 family metalloprotease domain-containing protein, translating to MRSSGFIASTTALVLLIAPLGGRQDAVASESSDSSTQESRGMHPLDLPEGAEGGHRASYGHSRSATDGQSFTAAAVGTAAHVPVILADFTDNPAEASLHSPAAYQSMFFEPDWPHGAGSMRDYYRDQSGGLFDVTGEVTSWLRMPRPYSDYVGSSHGYQLTQPNDWTLVTDAVAAADAQMDFCDSDTDGDGLVDTVFVAHAGAGAEEAGSGIWSIRWQLPSAFATDDTCANGMRVAVKDFVVGPEEHMNKVLGAPGAAERLISIGMWTHEFGHALGLPDLYDTDMSSAGGVGQWDVMGTGAWGFTGARPWRPTPLSAWSKLQLGWATARNVETDMTDVAIPSSDRARSGKFDGVYRLAPGGAAQATEYFLVENREPTGWAADFPGGGLAVWHVDETHGHNDDESRRAVELVQADGLDELGAVGAQRVFADQGDLFPGALGARGVNDTTNPDTKMHSGAASGVAVEMVGDPGEVTTADLYVTPAPDAPPAPPSDLVANSAGSDVTLNWKASPSADPTAYRVYRSMSPSDAFALIGQVDAASSSYVDAGATSASYYYRVRAFNRFESVDSNTAFAAASGDGSSDDAPDGDLGPSYAPRSLRIDVGRKTSGSVASLRSTDGARLSIKADRDRSVYRARYGMRIPVTKSDARSARALTIEIAAASPISGRLKVVRRSGQALTFSIANSKNVHITLLNPAGFVNSKGEIDLSFSSSRRSLFRHTLDLLRISLER from the coding sequence ATGCGATCCTCCGGCTTCATCGCCTCCACAACCGCGCTGGTTCTTCTCATCGCGCCGCTCGGGGGTCGACAGGATGCCGTTGCCTCCGAGAGCTCGGACTCGTCGACCCAGGAGTCGCGCGGGATGCACCCGTTGGATCTTCCCGAGGGTGCCGAAGGCGGCCACCGAGCGTCCTACGGTCACTCGCGTAGTGCGACCGACGGCCAGTCGTTCACCGCTGCGGCCGTGGGGACGGCTGCTCATGTTCCGGTGATCCTGGCCGACTTCACCGACAACCCGGCCGAAGCTTCGCTGCATAGCCCGGCGGCTTACCAGTCGATGTTCTTCGAGCCAGACTGGCCGCACGGCGCGGGATCGATGCGCGACTACTACCGGGACCAATCCGGTGGACTGTTCGACGTGACCGGAGAGGTCACCTCATGGCTGCGGATGCCGCGCCCTTACTCCGACTACGTCGGGTCGAGTCACGGCTACCAGCTGACGCAGCCGAACGACTGGACGCTCGTGACGGACGCGGTCGCGGCCGCCGATGCTCAGATGGACTTCTGCGACAGCGACACCGACGGCGACGGCCTCGTGGACACCGTGTTCGTTGCACACGCGGGAGCGGGTGCGGAGGAGGCGGGATCGGGTATCTGGTCGATCCGCTGGCAGCTACCCTCCGCATTCGCCACGGACGACACCTGCGCCAACGGCATGCGAGTAGCCGTGAAGGACTTCGTCGTCGGTCCCGAGGAGCACATGAACAAGGTTTTGGGCGCGCCGGGGGCAGCGGAGCGCCTGATATCGATCGGGATGTGGACGCACGAGTTCGGCCATGCACTGGGGCTGCCGGACCTCTACGACACCGATATGTCCAGCGCCGGTGGCGTGGGGCAGTGGGACGTGATGGGTACCGGAGCGTGGGGCTTCACCGGCGCGCGTCCATGGCGCCCGACGCCGCTGTCGGCGTGGTCGAAATTGCAGCTGGGATGGGCGACCGCGCGCAACGTCGAGACGGATATGACCGATGTCGCCATCCCGTCAAGCGACCGCGCGCGCTCCGGCAAGTTCGACGGCGTCTACCGCCTGGCGCCGGGCGGCGCGGCGCAGGCCACCGAGTACTTCCTGGTCGAGAACCGGGAGCCGACCGGATGGGCGGCCGACTTCCCCGGTGGCGGTCTAGCGGTGTGGCACGTCGACGAGACACATGGTCATAACGACGATGAGTCACGGCGGGCGGTCGAGCTCGTGCAGGCGGACGGTCTCGACGAGCTCGGAGCCGTCGGAGCTCAGCGAGTGTTCGCTGACCAGGGGGATCTTTTCCCCGGTGCTCTCGGCGCGCGTGGCGTCAACGACACTACGAACCCCGACACGAAGATGCATTCGGGCGCCGCCAGCGGTGTCGCCGTGGAGATGGTCGGAGACCCCGGAGAAGTAACGACCGCGGATCTCTACGTCACGCCGGCCCCAGACGCTCCACCGGCGCCGCCGAGCGACCTGGTCGCGAACAGCGCCGGCAGTGACGTCACCCTGAACTGGAAGGCGTCGCCGTCGGCGGATCCCACCGCCTATCGGGTCTATCGCTCGATGTCGCCGAGCGATGCGTTCGCCCTGATCGGTCAGGTCGACGCCGCATCGAGCTCGTACGTGGATGCGGGCGCGACGAGCGCCTCCTACTACTACCGAGTGCGCGCTTTCAACCGATTCGAATCTGTCGATTCCAACACCGCGTTCGCAGCCGCATCCGGGGATGGATCATCGGACGATGCGCCCGACGGGGACCTCGGGCCAAGCTACGCCCCTCGCTCCCTGCGCATCGACGTTGGACGGAAGACGTCGGGTTCGGTCGCGTCGCTCAGGTCCACCGACGGGGCGCGGTTGTCGATCAAAGCGGACCGTGACCGGAGCGTCTACAGGGCGCGCTACGGGATGAGGATCCCCGTCACAAAGAGCGACGCGCGCTCGGCGCGGGCTCTGACGATCGAGATCGCGGCGGCGAGCCCGATATCGGGACGACTGAAGGTCGTGCGCAGGTCGGGGCAGGCTCTGACCTTTAGCATCGCTAACAGCAAGAACGTCCACATCACCTTGCTGAACCCGGCCGGCTTCGTGAATTCCAAGGGCGAGATCGATCTCAGTTTCTCGAGCTCTAGGCGGTCGCTGTTCCGTCACACGCTCGACCTGCTACGCATCTCGCTCGAACGGTAG
- a CDS encoding response regulator, with translation MKYLDGETLRAHLAAIVDSSDDAILSKSLDGIVLSWNPAAERLYGYRPDEIVGKSIATLVPDDRAGEVDKILERIRQGRAVEHFETVRVHKNGTRIPVSLTISPIRDAAGNIAGASTIARDISERKRLERELQEARDQALEASRLKSDFLATMSHEIRTPMNGVIGMTGVLLDTELDPQQRQYAETVRRSGEGLLTIINDILDFSKIEAGKLDLEILDFDLRTVVEEVADLLAEQAHSKGLELVTRLRPAVPRAVRGDPGRVRQVLTNLVGNAIKFTETGEVVVDADVAEEGPEEVLVRFNVTDTGIGIAPNLLPRLFTPFSQADSSTTRTHGGTGLGLAISKQLVEMMGGTIEVDSQPGEGSTFTFTVRLAKRSERAPKERAARHLHGLRVLVVDDNRTNREILEHQVASWGMSSATAPDADSALALLREAAATGRPFDIALLDMEMPGTDGLALAEAIRADRLIGALPLVLLTSSGVRGSAESARDAGFAAYLTKPVRQSHLYDCVATVIGAGVPVPPRLITRQTLTQARAESRPRVLVAEDNQVNQKVAAAMLAKLGYRTDIVANGAEAVEALSRIPYGAVLMDCQMPEMDGYEATLEIRNAERGKTRTPIIAMTAAAMAGEREKCLAVGMDDYVSKPVKLDELSSVLARWVPSNAADPADGQGADDVDVPGEPPTLDPQIVLQLRALGEDHGSDLFTRMAELFLTESARRLEVLQTAIAQGDVATLKQEVHALKGVSGTLGAARVAYRCRELEEAIASGEADLDPAALDPLREDLAAVKSAFSALGGAAGA, from the coding sequence GTGAAGTATCTAGACGGTGAGACCCTGCGCGCTCACCTAGCGGCGATCGTCGATTCCAGTGACGACGCCATCCTGAGTAAGTCACTGGACGGCATCGTGCTGAGCTGGAATCCCGCTGCCGAACGGCTCTACGGCTATCGCCCGGACGAGATCGTCGGCAAGTCGATCGCCACGCTGGTGCCGGACGATCGGGCGGGTGAAGTGGACAAGATCCTCGAACGCATCCGGCAAGGCCGGGCTGTTGAGCACTTCGAAACCGTCCGGGTCCACAAGAACGGCACCCGGATCCCGGTGTCGCTGACGATCTCTCCGATCAGGGATGCCGCAGGCAACATCGCGGGGGCATCGACGATTGCGCGGGACATCAGCGAGCGCAAACGCCTGGAGCGGGAACTTCAAGAGGCGCGGGACCAGGCACTGGAGGCGAGCCGCCTGAAGTCGGATTTCCTCGCCACCATGAGCCATGAGATCCGTACGCCGATGAACGGTGTGATCGGGATGACCGGCGTCCTCCTCGACACGGAGCTCGACCCGCAGCAGCGCCAGTACGCGGAGACGGTCCGGCGTTCGGGTGAGGGGTTGTTGACCATCATCAACGACATCCTGGATTTCTCGAAGATCGAAGCCGGCAAGCTCGACCTCGAGATCCTCGACTTCGACCTCCGAACGGTTGTCGAGGAGGTCGCAGACCTCCTGGCCGAACAGGCTCATAGCAAGGGTCTGGAACTGGTGACGCGCCTTCGGCCGGCTGTGCCACGCGCTGTACGAGGTGATCCCGGCCGCGTCCGGCAGGTCCTCACTAACCTTGTCGGAAACGCGATCAAGTTCACCGAGACCGGAGAGGTCGTGGTCGACGCCGACGTCGCGGAGGAAGGTCCCGAGGAGGTCCTCGTGCGCTTCAACGTGACCGACACCGGGATCGGGATAGCTCCGAACCTTCTGCCTCGACTCTTCACGCCGTTTTCCCAAGCCGACTCGTCTACCACCCGTACCCACGGCGGGACGGGACTCGGGCTCGCGATCTCTAAACAGCTCGTCGAGATGATGGGCGGGACCATAGAGGTCGACAGCCAGCCGGGGGAGGGAAGCACGTTCACCTTCACCGTTCGCTTGGCGAAACGATCCGAGCGGGCTCCGAAGGAGCGGGCTGCGCGTCACCTGCACGGGTTGCGCGTGTTGGTCGTGGACGACAACCGTACGAACCGCGAGATCCTGGAACACCAGGTGGCGTCGTGGGGGATGAGCTCTGCTACCGCTCCCGACGCCGACTCCGCCCTCGCGCTGCTGAGGGAGGCCGCGGCGACCGGCAGGCCGTTCGATATCGCTCTTCTCGACATGGAGATGCCCGGCACGGATGGACTGGCGCTCGCCGAAGCGATCCGCGCCGATCGGCTGATCGGCGCGCTCCCGCTGGTTCTCCTGACCTCGTCAGGAGTCAGGGGGTCCGCGGAGTCGGCGCGCGACGCGGGTTTTGCCGCTTACCTCACCAAGCCGGTGCGGCAATCGCACCTCTATGACTGCGTCGCCACGGTGATCGGTGCCGGCGTCCCCGTCCCGCCTCGGCTGATCACGCGACAAACGCTGACGCAAGCGAGAGCGGAATCGCGTCCTCGGGTCCTCGTTGCAGAGGACAACCAGGTCAACCAGAAGGTTGCGGCCGCGATGTTGGCGAAGCTTGGCTACCGCACAGACATCGTCGCGAACGGAGCAGAGGCGGTCGAGGCACTGTCGCGCATCCCGTATGGGGCCGTATTGATGGATTGTCAGATGCCCGAGATGGATGGTTACGAGGCCACGCTAGAGATCCGGAACGCCGAACGCGGCAAGACCCGTACCCCCATCATCGCGATGACCGCGGCGGCTATGGCAGGTGAGCGCGAGAAGTGCCTGGCCGTGGGGATGGACGACTACGTCTCAAAGCCGGTGAAACTGGACGAACTCAGTTCCGTGCTCGCGCGGTGGGTGCCATCGAACGCCGCTGATCCGGCAGATGGTCAAGGAGCCGATGATGTAGACGTTCCCGGCGAGCCGCCGACCCTCGACCCGCAGATAGTGCTCCAGCTCCGCGCTCTGGGCGAAGATCACGGATCGGACCTCTTCACCCGCATGGCGGAGCTGTTCCTGACCGAAAGCGCGCGACGACTGGAAGTGCTGCAAACGGCGATCGCCCAGGGGGATGTTGCAACGCTCAAGCAAGAGGTGCACGCCTTGAAGGGCGTAAGCGGCACGCTTGGAGCGGCTCGGGTGGCCTACCGGTGCCGGGAGCTCGAGGAAGCCATCGCCTCAGGTGAGGCGGACCTGGATCCGGCCGCCCTCGACCCGCTGCGGGAAGACCTCGCTGCGGTCAAGTCCGCCTTCTCCGCGCTGGGTGGGGCCGCCGGGGCCTGA
- a CDS encoding metallopeptidase family protein, translating into MDDARTTFEQLVSEALDSLPEDIVEMIENVDVVVEAEPPVAYLQDLPRGHTLFGLYHGVPLTKRGDYDRVLPDKISIYEGPITRSARSDDEIREQVRRTVIHEIGHHFGIEEERLHQLGWG; encoded by the coding sequence ATGGACGATGCCCGGACGACCTTCGAGCAACTGGTTTCAGAGGCTCTCGACTCACTCCCGGAAGACATCGTCGAGATGATCGAGAACGTCGACGTCGTTGTCGAAGCCGAGCCGCCCGTCGCCTACCTCCAAGACCTCCCTCGGGGGCACACCCTCTTCGGGCTGTACCACGGCGTGCCTCTGACGAAGCGCGGCGACTACGACCGCGTCCTTCCGGACAAGATCTCGATCTACGAGGGTCCGATCACGAGAAGCGCCCGGTCCGACGACGAGATCCGCGAGCAGGTTCGTCGCACGGTCATCCACGAGATCGGCCATCACTTCGGCATCGAAGAGGAGCGTCTGCACCAGCTCGGTTGGGGCTGA
- a CDS encoding amphi-Trp domain-containing protein: MYSMPEVVAKLRRLADALESGEPFRIQVAGERIRVPARAEFSIEHERGSDEEEIEFQLKWSIEESSDDDGDDGDEDLV, encoded by the coding sequence ATGTATTCGATGCCGGAGGTGGTCGCGAAGCTCCGGCGGCTGGCTGACGCGTTGGAATCGGGCGAGCCGTTCCGGATCCAGGTCGCGGGGGAGCGGATCCGTGTGCCCGCGCGCGCGGAGTTCAGCATCGAGCACGAGCGTGGCTCGGATGAGGAAGAGATCGAGTTCCAGCTCAAGTGGAGCATCGAGGAGAGCTCAGATGACGACGGCGACGACGGCGACGAAGACCTGGTGTGA
- a CDS encoding thrombospondin type 3 repeat-containing protein — MRGKRTHLRLALVTAAALLTGLVAITSSSAGHNDTTLSAEVLRARGYAFGVSTLDDREQPVNPLPEVEAEVPPSEDQEQVRAESDQDTGASTASPLPSVVVGNVEADACLDPGVSARLQKRINEAQIRSHPGLTPEADTDDEFNDDVEPAPGPQRPEEDPRREEVRYPEGFPATARCVRPVTAPQATPTGTATASPTASPTATPTATPTATPTRTPPPNCESLTTAQRDPANPAFSPTCRATLPLWNGRGYARTNAPAFGDVQAEAVARCNETNELEVAAAVTYGAIAPANTTQPNQPLTTPVGSFASGTFFETNWDPRTNTTTDGSDTVWVNALHLITSTGEDVIIGHAEATADCLEDPDDDGVLTTPGVGSTNAPDNCPNTNNPDQTDTDGDGLGNACDPDDDNDTVPDPQDNCPLVHNEDQEDLDGDGIGDRCDTDDDGDGVPDDQDNCPRVFNPDQKDSDNDGIGDACDTTALPDRDGDGVPDSQDNCPTVFNPDQKDTDNDGIGDACDPNPGPAGPTQCSDGVDNDGDGVIDLQDPNCTGPDDNDESGFIPAACRVQAGQEPSGRVIVGTNDADLITGTDQDDLICSRGGNDIVEAGDGADLVVLGKGDDTADGGLAKDSIQGGLGSDTINGGGGQDIITGGADSDQLKGNKGIDTLRGGKDRDTLQGGRQDDVLRGGPGNDSLRGYEGDDIINGDQGKDSCIGSKGRDSFRSCEQSDQNRRDRRRR, encoded by the coding sequence GTGAGAGGGAAGAGAACCCATCTGCGGCTGGCGCTGGTCACCGCGGCCGCGCTGCTTACAGGACTGGTGGCGATCACCTCGTCATCGGCGGGCCATAACGACACGACGCTTTCCGCCGAGGTGCTGCGCGCCCGGGGATACGCGTTTGGCGTAAGCACCCTTGACGACCGGGAACAACCCGTTAACCCGCTCCCAGAGGTCGAGGCAGAGGTTCCGCCCTCCGAGGATCAGGAGCAGGTCCGAGCCGAAAGCGACCAGGACACGGGGGCCAGCACCGCCTCCCCGCTCCCCTCCGTGGTCGTCGGGAACGTGGAGGCGGATGCCTGCTTGGACCCCGGCGTGTCCGCGAGGTTGCAAAAACGGATCAACGAAGCGCAGATCCGCTCGCATCCTGGTCTGACGCCTGAGGCCGACACGGACGACGAATTCAACGATGACGTGGAACCCGCCCCCGGCCCGCAAAGGCCCGAAGAGGACCCCCGGCGGGAGGAGGTCCGGTATCCCGAAGGCTTCCCGGCGACCGCTCGCTGTGTGAGGCCGGTCACCGCGCCGCAGGCAACTCCAACCGGCACGGCGACCGCGAGTCCGACCGCGAGTCCGACTGCGACTCCGACCGCGACTCCGACCGCGACTCCGACGCGGACTCCGCCTCCCAACTGCGAGAGCCTCACCACGGCCCAGAGAGACCCGGCCAACCCCGCATTCAGCCCGACCTGCCGCGCCACGCTGCCCCTGTGGAACGGACGCGGCTACGCCCGAACGAACGCGCCCGCATTCGGGGACGTGCAGGCCGAGGCCGTTGCCCGTTGCAACGAGACGAACGAGCTCGAGGTGGCGGCGGCGGTCACCTACGGCGCCATTGCACCTGCTAACACGACCCAGCCGAACCAGCCACTAACGACCCCCGTCGGGTCATTCGCCTCCGGGACCTTCTTTGAGACCAACTGGGACCCCAGGACGAACACGACCACCGACGGGTCCGACACGGTCTGGGTCAACGCGCTGCACCTGATCACCTCGACCGGCGAGGACGTCATCATCGGCCACGCCGAGGCAACCGCCGACTGTCTAGAGGATCCCGACGACGACGGCGTGCTCACCACGCCCGGCGTCGGCTCGACGAACGCACCGGACAACTGCCCGAACACGAACAACCCCGACCAGACGGACACGGACGGCGACGGCCTGGGCAACGCGTGTGATCCCGACGATGACAACGACACGGTGCCGGACCCGCAGGACAACTGCCCGCTCGTGCACAACGAGGACCAGGAGGACCTTGACGGCGACGGGATCGGAGATCGCTGTGACACGGACGACGACGGCGACGGCGTGCCCGACGATCAGGACAACTGCCCGAGGGTGTTCAACCCCGACCAGAAGGACTCGGACAACGACGGCATCGGCGATGCGTGCGACACCACGGCGCTGCCCGATCGTGACGGCGACGGCGTGCCCGACAGCCAGGACAACTGTCCGACGGTGTTCAACCCCGACCAGAAGGACACCGACAACGACGGCATCGGTGATGCCTGTGACCCGAACCCGGGACCGGCGGGGCCGACCCAATGCAGCGACGGCGTCGACAATGATGGCGACGGTGTGATCGACCTCCAGGACCCGAACTGCACCGGACCCGATGACAACGACGAGAGCGGCTTCATCCCGGCGGCCTGCCGTGTCCAGGCGGGTCAGGAGCCGAGCGGGCGGGTGATCGTCGGCACCAACGACGCCGACCTGATCACCGGTACCGATCAGGACGACCTCATCTGCTCCCGAGGCGGCAACGACATCGTGGAAGCGGGTGATGGGGCGGACCTCGTTGTTCTGGGCAAGGGTGATGACACAGCGGACGGCGGCCTCGCCAAGGACTCGATCCAGGGTGGCCTCGGCTCCGACACCATCAACGGCGGTGGCGGCCAGGACATCATCACCGGCGGCGCCGACAGCGACCAGCTGAAGGGGAACAAGGGAATCGACACCCTGCGCGGCGGCAAGGATCGCGACACGCTGCAGGGCGGCAGGCAAGACGACGTCCTGCGCGGCGGGCCCGGGAACGACTCGCTCCGCGGCTACGAAGGTGACGACATCATCAACGGCGACCAGGGCAAAGACAGCTGCATCGGCAGCAAGGGCCGCGATTCCTTCCGCAGCTGCGAGCAGAGCGACCAGAACCGCCGCGACAGACGCAGGAGGTAA
- a CDS encoding MBOAT family protein, whose translation MLFNSIEFAIFFPAVLILYWTLRLRGQNILLLVASYIFYMAFDWRFLSLLVFQTLVDYVAGLGIGRHDDEAMRKRYLIGAISINLTILAVFKYYGFFVESAVDLFNLIGMRPHPPLLEIILPIGISFYTFQSITYSFDVYRRRVEPTRDIIDYAVFVAYFPHMVAGPIQQAKHLLPQIERPRTRPSFDKVRSALFLILMGFFKKVAVADAVALVANLAFDSAAEAGSVTLMIGAVAFALQIYGDFAGYSDMARGLSRLLGIELTRNFEQPYLSRNITEFWRTWHISLSSWLHDYLYVPLGGNKKGNLVTYRNLMITMLLGGLWHGASYNFIIWGGLHGLLLSIHRAMGGYVPRGQLERLQWRQIPKIAGTFALVCVVWVFFRAATFTQAADYIYGMFSFRPGPVNLGDVIIVGFSALAILILDLSQRVTHDHEAVLRWHPALRGLAYAVLIISVVIWSGGAAQPFIYFQF comes from the coding sequence GTGCTGTTCAACTCCATAGAGTTCGCCATCTTCTTCCCCGCGGTGCTGATCCTCTACTGGACGCTGCGCCTGCGGGGGCAGAACATCCTGCTGCTCGTCGCCTCCTACATCTTCTACATGGCGTTCGACTGGCGTTTCCTGTCGTTGCTCGTGTTCCAGACGCTGGTCGATTACGTGGCGGGACTGGGCATCGGGCGGCACGATGACGAGGCGATGCGGAAGCGCTACCTCATCGGCGCCATCAGCATCAACCTCACGATCCTCGCGGTGTTCAAGTACTACGGGTTCTTCGTCGAATCCGCGGTCGACCTGTTCAACCTGATCGGGATGAGGCCACACCCGCCTCTGCTGGAGATCATCCTGCCGATCGGGATCAGCTTCTATACGTTCCAGTCGATCACGTATTCGTTCGACGTGTATCGCCGGCGGGTCGAACCGACTAGAGACATCATCGATTACGCGGTCTTCGTTGCGTACTTCCCGCACATGGTTGCCGGTCCGATCCAACAGGCGAAGCACCTGCTTCCACAGATCGAGAGGCCGCGCACTCGGCCCAGCTTCGACAAGGTGCGCTCTGCGCTCTTTCTGATCCTCATGGGGTTCTTCAAGAAGGTCGCGGTCGCGGACGCGGTCGCCCTGGTCGCCAATCTCGCGTTCGACTCCGCGGCCGAGGCCGGAAGCGTCACGTTGATGATCGGCGCGGTCGCGTTCGCCCTGCAGATCTACGGCGACTTCGCGGGCTATTCGGATATGGCGCGTGGGCTGTCGCGGCTCCTCGGGATCGAGCTGACGCGGAACTTCGAACAGCCGTACCTATCGCGCAACATCACCGAGTTCTGGCGGACCTGGCACATCTCGCTGTCGAGCTGGTTGCACGACTACCTCTACGTGCCACTCGGCGGCAACAAGAAGGGCAACCTCGTGACATACCGCAACCTCATGATCACGATGCTCCTGGGGGGATTGTGGCACGGCGCCTCGTACAACTTCATCATCTGGGGTGGCCTTCACGGTCTGCTGCTGTCGATCCACCGAGCGATGGGCGGCTATGTGCCACGAGGACAGCTGGAGCGACTGCAGTGGCGGCAGATCCCGAAGATCGCCGGGACCTTCGCGCTGGTCTGCGTCGTGTGGGTGTTCTTCCGCGCCGCCACCTTCACGCAGGCCGCCGACTACATCTACGGCATGTTCAGCTTCCGTCCCGGGCCGGTCAATCTCGGCGACGTCATCATCGTCGGCTTCTCGGCGCTGGCGATCCTGATCCTGGATCTGTCACAGCGCGTCACGCACGATCACGAGGCCGTACTGCGGTGGCATCCCGCGCTGCGCGGCCTGGCCTACGCGGTGTTGATCATCAGCGTCGTGATCTGGAGCGGCGGCGCGGCGCAGCCGTTCATCTACTTCCAGTTCTAA